Genomic window (Cucumis sativus cultivar 9930 chromosome 2, Cucumber_9930_V3, whole genome shotgun sequence):
AAAGCAGTTACATGCAAGTACCTCAGGCGAGACAATTTTCTGGAAGTAAGTAATTCTAACCCATCCTTAATAGTATGCATTGATAGGCAGGTGCAATTTTTGCTAGAGAAGCTCTACGGCTTCTTAGACAGGCCAAGTTGAGAGTCAGTTGTCTACTGGTAAAGCAAGTTAATGTCAAGCTCGaaatatttactttatatataatatgtttcACATTATTTACCTTCACTGCATTATCCAATGTTGAGTCCTTCTAATGCTTGACTAGTAGATTACTAGATGTCGTTGATAACAATGTCAACCCTCAATACGTCTTGTGCTAGAAGCAAGTGTAGGAAGATTCAATTATGTGAGAGCGAGGAGAATGTTTTGTACGTGATAGGCAATGAATTAAGTGTAGTCTAGTCCCATAATCCTCATTTTTATACAcacaaagaagaaattaaaaaactaaaacaagaaATGCCACATGGCAGCGTTTTATTAGACATCAGCTTGGGCTTGCGCTGCACCAGGCTTTGGGATTTTTTGTGTGTGATTACGAGATCCATCTTTTAGTGATGGCCTAATGGACAAACTAATTTGTTTGGGGGAGGCACTGTTAGGAGTTGGTGCTTGTGTAAAAAACTGTAACATTCGGTTTCGTAATGAGTTTTTTTGTCCTAGAGTCTCCTCTAGGAGAGAGCAACATTCATCTTGAACTGCTCAAGCTTTATAGATTTGTTCTATTGTTCATAGTAATATCAGAGGTCTTTTGAGCCATATCAGAAtgtaatacatattttaaaatatgttagtTATTTTACTACATTTCTTCATAAATATCTTGCAGATTGATGTGGATATTGGATCATCAACAGTAGCCAGGAGTGTTATTGGCCTTGTCCTTGGATATGTCACAAGCTTAGTCGTTGATCTTGCCATCTTAATCGAGGTTAACACTTTCTACTTAATATGTTTCCGCaatcatatttcaaaatccAGTGTGCTTCTCTTCAAATGTCTTTTATAGGCACTCTCGCCCCTTAAGAAATTAGGAAAACAATGAAGGAAATAAGAGTTgttcttatttgttattttggcTATGGCTATATTGGTAGTCTGTctacatattttaattggttaattaattcatcattgtagtttttatattctatGGAACAACATATATCAGTGGCCTCATGTGATCAATCAACTGGttcttactttttaatttcctGACTATTTGCAATTCATTGTATTATGGattcttacaaatatttacaatcgCAGGCAAAGGAGGAGGAAGAATTGCCTGAGTATATTCTCGGAACAGTTCGATTAAACCGTGTGAAGCTTGATTCGGCAATACATTTGGAAACTTGAGGTCTCTTTAAGTTGCATTTACTGAACTTCACATTCATCCATCCATTGTGATATGGTCACTTTAGTGAGGTTTTATGTTTGGTAGCATGTTCATCCTCTTATAATCAACACAAACAATCGTTATCCCTATTTTACTTAATAACGAGAATTGAACTATAAACATGTCTAGATTAAATTACACGTATATTTTCCTCTAATTTTGAACATGGTTTTTGGAAAGTATTTAACCtaaacaaacacacacacatcaTCTACATCGTATCACCATGTCCATGTTGTATTTCCCATATGTTCCTATCTCATCTAGCTCATTCCAAAGAGGATTAACatttcatttggttaattGACTGATCTATCATTAAACAAGtcattcaattatttgattgGTTAAGttctcttacttttttttgttactataATCTACatcacatttatttttcaaaaaagtgaTTGGATTGATGGGATTGGCCTCTCCCTGTTACTGCTACTGCTGGAAATTATTTCACATTGTTCATGACTTTTCTTGATTGTTCCTCTGCTTTTGGATTTTTGCCTCAGAATTCCACCACCTTAATCTCATTAATataatctgattttttttattattattttttgctcttttttcatatatattataatgatTATACTGTTGCAGGGCCAATCTTTTCCATCTTGAAgcttacaaaaattaaagagagaaaataaaagaggacCCTTTCTCCTATCACTTTACCCACTCCCAACCACTCTTTGCTTTACTTTATTATCATATCATTGGGCAAAACTTTAGGATGATGAATGATTTAATTCCCATAAtatttatcttataattttttatgtaaacatattgatatttatttgaattccttgtattttaatatttttatatttataaacataaattgaaaagttgatgaaaacggtacaactttttttaaatcccTTTTATATTCACACATTGGTGCATCCAccgaaaattattttaaacgacaaaacttctaaacatatttacaaatttagcaaaatatcataatctaTCTATGAATGAAAATTGTGATAGTTCCATAAATTGTGATAGTATAGTCCATAACgtgatattttggttcattttgttatatttgaaaataattttaataacaatttaactaattaatttgatttattttgattattttcttcattggTTCTAAAAcactgcttttttttttatagtaacaTGGGTTACATACAAATTAAGAAGTCAATTGTAAATGagtgtaaatagaaaaattgctaaaattattcacaactataacaaaattttagattttattagtgtttatcactgatataatttaaaattttgttgtattttataaatattttggttgatataagttaaaattgtatatatatgtgtttgtgtgtatatatatacacgagATAGAAACATTTGTGAATTTTCTAACTAAATTGGTTTGAATGTACTCATGTTAGGATTAGAacgttttagaaaaataaatggtttCCATTTAATATCAATCATAAATGAGTTTTCAAGTGTTTCAAcgttaataaaattaaaggacATCACAAAATCCATACGATGCATAAAGTACTCATCTAATCgtaatcaattttttagatACAATTTCATGTcactaatatttaaaatccgtaccaaataaatttgattatgcCTATCGAATTGGCTAAGTTTTATAGACTATAATATTCTATGATTAATGATAGTAGATGAAATAATTGTATGAAGTAAAGTGAAGTGAGCATCAAAACATGGTTACAAACACAATtatagcttttcttttttgtgttatGATTTGGATATCAAATCAATGCCACCAACgttcctctttcttttaacCCTAAagagtattttatttttgctgTCAAATTAAATCCCTTTTTCCCCTTAAAAGATGTGTTTTTCTCTTCACCTCTTTCCCCGAGGCCGCACGATGccattctttttttgttaatatacaCAAATTGCTCTCTATAGGATTCCCTATCTATTCTTCCCCACAGAACAGAaccatatataaatttcaaacagtaaattatttaaataaacaaaacttccaaaaatattcatcaacctaacaaaatttcacaatCATAATAGACCGAAATATTTGTTGGTTTGTCATAGATGGACGATGATATTTGCTAtagttaaaaaatgtttatttaaaatccTACATTTCTAAACAATTTCatgtaaaatttatgattgtaTTAACTAAACCTCTAAACATTcacaaattgattaaatttaaactcgTATTAAAAAAACGGTAATTATTCTGTAATACTTTagtctatatatatttgagtaTTAATCAAATTGATTAACATATGAAAGTCTAGAAGATTAAATTGGTCAAAATTATAAGTTTCACGTAACATTATATTGGTGACAAAATATGGAGGATGGCGTGAGTTGACacactaacaaaaaaaaattaagagtttaaattaatactatAGTTaggttaaatttttaattaatcacgGAGAATTTGATGTttgcattaaaaaatatatacatatttgacAATGTTATTAATTGTGCATTTAAACGAACTCATCTTTCTTCACCTAACTAAggtttttaatattagttCGGATCATTGCAACCaaacactaaaaaataatatcgtATCAATTATCATTGAACTAAGCATAATTTAACGtacaactttttatttcattaatctttaatagtttcaaattttatcaaaccaaCTTGTTTAGGtacgttttaaaaatgatgtaaatttgaatttaaaaagtggAGTGAAATAGGTCACGAGAGATGAgtgaaattttggtatattgaAGGGAAGGAGACAATACTTAAAAGCACAATGGACAAAATTTCTTATGTCTTTTGTACTTAAATGtcaatttccctttttcatACCTTTGCCTTTTGCTTCatcccctttttctttctttctttctttctttttgttatctaaactttgtattttttgtttctcaataattttctcttcaatacacaaaataaaatgaagccTAAATTGCAATTTTGGTCAAAAGTTGTAGTCGAGTCTTTATgtcttgaaattaaaatttagtccATATGATTTGATTGCAAACATTCATAAGTAGTTTTCAGGGTAAGCAACATCATATAgactaaattttaactttaatttacaCTCGTACCTTTGTGATGTGTCAATTACAACATTATTcagattttttgtttgagtGATATATCGTGTGAAATTATGATTTGAGTAAATTGAACATATAAGTACTTATAAGTTATTGTAGCGGTCGAGCTTAGGAGGAAGACATGATTGAGTCGAAATCATATATGAATGAGAGAGATTTTGAGGTCATTAAAGCATGGTTATGGaggaattaaaagaattacaaactactacctataccaacaaaaaacttctttcttttcgaTGACTAAATTATGAGAACCTCAAAGTTAAGCATGCATAATTTGAAGCAACTTTATGTTGAGTGgtcttttgaaattatttcgATGCACGTGTACGGTGAGAACAAAACAATGCTGAAAGAATTTGCGTTGGTTTGTAAAGACAATTTTCGTTCTTAAAATACTTTAACATGAGCAAGAATGACGTTGCCCGATTGTAGAGAATACAAGAAAGGATTGAAATCTACAAATATCTATTATCGATAGAATGtgaaaatttttttattaagctTTGAATACTGaacataaagttaaaaattcaaatgtgtCTAGTAGACACTCGTGAATGTTTAAAGAtcaaatagaaacaaaactgAACACTTAAATTCAAACGACTTAGTCAACAAAATTTGGCTaagtaaaagtagaaaaagtgAATTAAAAATAGTGTTAATCGAATTGATTTAAAGCTCTCAtccaattaaagaaaaacttagaTGTTGGttaaattactaattttgCCCTTTCATGTAGCTTTTATCACTCCATGCATTTTGAAGCTTAGCTTCATCATTACCATAATCACaatgttaattatattaaacgTTGTGAAGAAGAGAGACCCCACCATATAAAAGGACTTTAAAGTAATCTTCATTCtattttatgagctttttaattatttatttcatattattttccaTTCAATAAACATTACTTTTATGTATTAAATTCTTGTGatttaaacatattatattaaatttactaatCCAATCACATTAATTGtcaactttaattaaaaagcaaaccaatgaaaaacaatgtaattaattaataaaaatgttaaacttTTCATCCATAATTTAATGGGAATATGAAATTGTAATCCATAAATTATAAGATAATCACCGATCAAcgataaaatcaataatattatatactgatagatttttattaatgtcTACTATATCACTTATAAACGATATTTATAGACAACGATAGACGTATGTTAATATTGATTAGtagataaatatgaaattttgttatgctttgtcttatttgaatatgttcataaattatatctaaaatatttttacaatttaagaTTATGGCATTAGATTTGGAAAGAAGTTCATTTTCACTCTTgagcttttaattttgttcaaagtATACCATTggttagtatttttttttcctataacTTCTATGGTACGGctgaattttctttaatacCATACCAAGGATCGAGCTTCCgacttataaattttttttttattaattatcattaaactaaacttgatttaatttgtacgagaaattaataatgagtTTTACTAATAATATTTAGGTGTTGATAAAAGTGGCTGgcaataaaaaaggaaaaacaaaagtgtataaatcaaattgcATCAAACCCATCTTAAAGATCTTACACTCCACACTCTCACCTCACCTAAAATTCAGCAAGAACTTGAACATACATTACCTAAAGTGGACCAAGcatttgaactttattttgttttctttctcaatttaaataaacataaaaagaaattcctCAATATTTATGGGATTTCATGGGGATATTGTTCAAATTCCAACTCCAAATttgtgattattattattggattCTCACCCctagagaaagaaagaaaaaaaaaaaaaagagaaagaaagatgcTTTCAAATATGCAAAGCTTTATTCCAAAATGACCAACACCATCTTCATACAAAAACATCTCAAGGGACCCATCTTGCTCTTAAAAAGTAACTCTTAATATTCCCATCCAATGTTTcacaaatttaaatcttaaatttagtttctatgaattttgaaaatgtaaaacttatagtcaaatataataaaatcgttgaaaatatttaataaaaaaattagttttttatcAGTGACAAAGATTGTTTTAGAACAGTTTCTAAGATGaacaattttatcaaattataggAATATGGAAAGCATGAGGATAAAgctttgatttatttttaattaaatgaacaaaaattgtaatttaactttaaaataatcacACACTCTGtagtttttttcattcatttccaTCCTTTTTTATGGAGCTTTCTCCAGTCCCCATGCATTTGATTGCCCCATAAATCAAGCAAATGCAATTTATAGAAACCAgaacttgtttcttttctgggtttttctctttttcccaTTTCTCCTTTGTTGTAGTTTGATTGAGTTCTAATGGGGGGTTGTAAATGCTTGTGCTTTTATCTTCTTGTGTTCTTGTTGTTCTGTGTAGCAGCTGCTTCCACTGATCGTTACTCCGAAGCACTTTTAAGCTTGAAATCTGAATTTCTTGATGATTTTGGGAGTTTGAGTGATTGGATTGTGGATTCTAGAGAAAACCCATTTGGGAAAATCCATGGATGTTCTTGGTCTGGAATCAAATGCGACAAGAATTCTACCATAGTTATTGGAATCGACCTTTCAATGAAGAGGCTTGGTGGGGGGATTTCTGGTGAGCagtttcatgtttttaaaGAACTTGTTGATCTTAACTTGAGTCACAATTATATATCTGGGAAACTTCCTGTTGGAATCTTCAATCTCACTAATCTAAGAAGTTTGGATATTAGTAGAAACAATTTTTCTGGTCATTTCCCTCTTGGGATTTCAAGTCTTCAAAACTTGGTTGTTCTCGATGCTTTTAGCAATAGTTTTGCTGGGTCATTGCCTGTTGATCTTTCTCAGCTTGAAAATCTGAAGTTCCTTAACTTTGCTGGGAGTTACTTCAAGGGACCAATCCCTTCAGAATATGGTTCTTTCAAAAAACTTGAGTTCATTCATCTTGCTGGGAATTTTCTTAGTGGAAACTTACCTCCTGAATTGGGTAAACTCAAAACTGTAACTCATATGGAGATTGGTTACAATAATTTCCAGGGTAATCTCCCATGGGAATTTGGTAACATGAGTAACCTTCAATATCTTGATATTGCAAGTGCAAATCTCTCTGGTTCAATTCCTAAAGAATTTGGAAATCTCACAAAGCTCGagtctcttttccttttcagaaACCAACTATCTGGGTTCTTACCTGATGAACTAAGCAAAATCATCTCTCTTGTTAATTTAGATCTTTCTGATAACCATATTTCTGGTCCTATTCCAGAAAGCTTTTCTGAGTTGAAGAATCTTAGATTGTTGAGTGTTATGTACAATGAAATGAGTGGTTCTGTTCCAAAAGGCATTGGAGAGCTTCCTTCATTGGAGACTCTTCTTATATGGAGCAATCAGTTTTCTGGGTCACTCCCAAACAACTTAGGTAGCAACAAAAAACTCAAATGGGTTGATGTTTCCACAAACAATTTTGTGGGTGTTATCCCACCAGATATTTGCCAAGGAGGTTTACTTTTTAAGTTGATCCTGTTTTCAAATAAGTTTAGTGGTGGACTTTCCCCGTCTCTCACTAATTGTTCTTCCCTCGTTCGATTACGGTTAGAGGATAATGTGTTTTCTGGTGATATCTCTCTGAATTTTAATGATCTTGCTCATGTCTCATACATAGATCTCTCTAGAAACAATTTTAGTGGAGGAGTTCCTTTAGATATAAACAAAGCATCCAACCTTCAATACTTGAATATCTCTCATAACCCACAACTAGGAGGTGTTTTTCCTGTAGAAACATGGATTTCACCTCTTCTTCAAAACTTTTCAGCCTCTGGTTGCGGTATTAGAGGAAATCTTCCCAAGTTTCAGGTCTGTAAATCCATTTCTACCATTGaattgaataataacaaactaTCAGGAAAGATTCCAGAAAGTATTGCAAATTGCCAGGCTCTTGTAAGGATGGATTTGTCTTACAACAATCTTTCAGGTCATATACCTGAAGAACTTGCTCACCTTCCTTCTATCAACATCCTTGATCTATCTCACAATGATTTCAATGGAACGATACCTGATAAGTTCAAGGATTCATCGAGCTTGCTTTTACTAAATGTGTCTTACAACGATATCTCTGGTTCGATCCCGGAAAAAGAAGTGTTTCGATCAATGGGCAGGAGTGCATTTACTGGAAATTCAAAGCTATGTGGAGCACCTTTGAGACCATGTTCAGGTTCATTGGCAATGATTGGAGGCAAAGGGATGGGGAAGTTTATACTCATCCTGATATTGTGTGCAGGTCTTGCTATAATCACGGTGATATCACTTTTGTGGATTTTCTTCGTCCGAAGAGGTAGCAAAGGTAAATGGAAGATGGTGTCGTTTACTGGACTTCCTCCATTCACAGCTAATGATATTCTCAGGAGTTTCGACTCTACGGAATCTAAGGAAGCGATATTGCCATTGTCTGCTTCGATTTTCAAAGCAGTATTGCCGACTGGAATCACAGTGTCGATAAAGAAGATAGATTGGGAAGCAAAAAGAATGAAGACGATATCGGAATTTATAACTCAATTAGGTAGTTTGAGGCACAAGAATTTGGTCAGATTGCTGGGGTTCTGCTACAACAAACAAATGGTTTATCTTTTGTATGATTACTTGCCCAATGGAAATCTAGCAgagaaaatttcaacaaaaaggGAATGGCCAACTAAGCTCAAACTCATTATAGGCATAGCAAGAGGAGTTCACTTTCTTCACCATGATTGTTCACCTGCAATTCCCCATGGAGACTTGAAGCCAAATAACATCATTTTCGATGAAAACATGGAACCCCGTCTGGCTGAATTCGGACTTCGATTTCTACAACAACTAAACGAAGATACTCTTCCCTTATCGTCTACAACGAAAGGAGGAGGTACACTCAACACTCCACCAATACACATTTCTTCTCTACATTTCATGAAACACAAACATTTTCCAAAGTATAGTTTTACTATTCTGATTTGTTCTCATGTTGGACAGATAACTTCAATAATGCAACAGAGGAGGAGCTGTGGATGGATGTTCATAGTTTTGGGGAGATCATCCTGGAAATTATAAGCAATGGACGGTTAACGACGGCTGGATCAAGCACACAAAACAAGGCAAGAGATCTTCTATTAAGAGAAATATGCAAAGAAAATGGGACTAGCTCTCCCAATTCATCACAAGAGGAGATAGAACAAGTTCTTGATCTAGCTTTGTTATGCACGAGGAGCAGGCCATCCAACAGACCATCCATGGAAGATATCTTAAAGCTGTTATCAGATATAAAACCAGAGGTAAAAATCATAAGActttgaagaagaaagttgTTTGTAGTTTTGGTTTCAACATCATTTTTAcccccaaaaagaaaaatggaacaaTGTAGATTGTAAGATTGTAAGTTTGTAAGTAGtaattttatacaattttctgtgcaatattatattgtttcCACTTTTTTggtgtatatttttttatattaatatctTCTCTATTCTAAACATACTCCAAAAATTGCTCTAATTTAAGGTAATTTAAGGTTAGGAGCAATTCAAGTAGTAcaatttttaatacaaattcaaattaaaagattgtgtaaaaaaaaaaaaaatcaaaactttagaCTTAAATAGGTAAGTTGGcaatattctaattttctcaatttcaagCCACAATTCCATTAAATTCatgggttaaaaaaaaaaatcttggccatatttcaaataattttttttaaaaaaatcaaaattcactTAAAAATTGACATTGGATTGTATTCCAAACttcatataacattttaactACATTTATGTCCAAATGCATAGTGTGATTAATTTGGCATATTAACTGAAGTCAAAGTCAAGAACAAATCACtagtattttttgtttcagcTTATCGTTTTCGAGACTCGCCCACTCATACACGTGCACTAATCTCGAGCATTTGTTGAGCATGAAATTttgaccaattaaattatgtcACATTATcacaacaaatatttgataattatattttattggattttgataattaagtttactcaaTCCAACCTAATTCAAGTCCAATAAGCAGATTTGTCAAGTCCAAACTCAACAAACAAATGAATCCAAGTCTAATAAAGTAAATGGGCCCAAACCCAAATTCAAACTCAATAAGACAAATGGACTTAAGCCTAAGTCCAACAGGCAAATTGGTTAGAGTACAagcccaacaagcaaatgggCCAAAACCTACCTAAAGCCCATAAAAATTCTCTATTAGAcatttgtcattcatttgaGGAGGTCTTTGAttgaaagaataatttaaGCTCTAAAGTACTGAAACTcggaaaaattgaaaattcaaacttctacaagctctcaattgaagattcaaacttctacaagcttTCAAGACGTGCAAGTTTGTATTAACCTCGAGTGCAAGTTCGTATCAACCTCGAGTGCAAGTTCGTTTCAACCTTGAGATCAACAACttttgaaagattgaagacttagaagattaaactttcattgaatttaataatatcgaagttcaaatcaaCTTGCAACGACAACAGAAGTTCTAAGTATTCagaaagcatcaaatgagtaaatactaaagattgtattcacaacattcaatatttatcaatgtagcaaagttcaattttatgaaatacaTTTATTCGAAATCTCGTGTCAACaatatccttaattaattttaattaatttggagtAATTTGCTATATTTCGACTCACCccaaaatataaactaaaactaaattacCAATTAACAAAGgattaaaatagtattttattaaaaaaagaaaggaaaaaaaagtaacaaaatggtattttaattaaaataaaaaataaaaaggaaggaGGAGCAAAAACCACGCGCGTCGATTGGGGCGTGGTTTACAAGCAGTGATAACCCAATTTCCCTCCAAATCCATTATTCCCGCCAAAACTAGACTCAGTAATAAGCCTCCGCCTCCATTTCCAAGCACCGAACCAAAAACCTCAAACCTCAAACCTCCGTCGAGAGAGTGAACGAGAGAAAGAAGGGTTTCAAGAGGAAGAGTCTTAATTTACACACACAGATATGTCGGGCTGGGATGAAGGAGGAATCTACTACAGTGACCAAGCACAATCCCTTGGTGACGGAACCGGCATCGGCCGAAGCGGAGATGCCGACGACAAGGCCACTCATCACTCCGTCCTTCGCAAATTCAAGGAGTTCATTCGTGGGTTTGAAGCCGACAAGAATGTCTTCCCCTATAGAGAAAGCCTTCTCCATAATCCCAAGTTTCTTCGCGTTGATATGGAGGATGTTAACGCTTTTGACTCCGATCTTCCGGCAAAGCTTCGATCTGCTCCTGCTGATTTCTTGCCCTTGGTATGGTGGACTTATCGGATCCAGTTCTTGATCGTTGGTTGTTAGGCTTTATGAGGTGttaattgatttgtttttgttatttcccTCTTTTGGTAGTTTGAGACTGCTGCTGGGGAGGTTTTAATGAATTTGAAGACGAAGGTGGCTGGTGAGACTGGAGAAATGGTGGAGCCAGTGCCTGGTGATGTTCAAATTCTGCTAACGTCGAAGGAGGATTCGGTTTCGATGCGGTCCCTTGGGGTTAGTGAATGTTATCTGTCTTTTGTATTGAAACAGAACTAGAGCGTGACAGAACTAATGGGAATGGAAGTTTCTAGCTTCAATTATAGGCTAATATGTATTAGTGCTTGTCGGTGCTGAGTATTTCTACATTCATATGCAGGCACAGTACATTTCAAAACTTGTTAAAATATCTGGAATCACAATAGCTGCGTCAAGGACCAAGGCAAAGGCAACATATGTGACCTTAATTTGTAAAAACTGTAGAAGTACAACACGAGTTCCGTGTCGGCCAGGACTTGGAGGGGCAATTGTCCCTCGATCATGTACTCATGTTCCTCAGGTATACCTTTTACtgtcattttctttgaattaGTTAGGTTATGTTAGTTCTTTTAACTACAAATTTTATGTGGTTTGAAATTCGTGTAGCCTGGAGAAGAACCATGCCCACTAGATCCCTGGATTGTGGTTCCTGACAAGAGCATGTATGTTGATCAACAGACTCTAAAACTGCAGGAAAACCCAGAAGTAAGGATTTCATTGTAACGAATTATGGTGAAGATTAGTTTTTCATGTTGCTTATATACAG
Coding sequences:
- the LOC101212061 gene encoding leucine-rich repeat receptor-like protein kinase TDR encodes the protein MGGCKCLCFYLLVFLLFCVAAASTDRYSEALLSLKSEFLDDFGSLSDWIVDSRENPFGKIHGCSWSGIKCDKNSTIVIGIDLSMKRLGGGISGEQFHVFKELVDLNLSHNYISGKLPVGIFNLTNLRSLDISRNNFSGHFPLGISSLQNLVVLDAFSNSFAGSLPVDLSQLENLKFLNFAGSYFKGPIPSEYGSFKKLEFIHLAGNFLSGNLPPELGKLKTVTHMEIGYNNFQGNLPWEFGNMSNLQYLDIASANLSGSIPKEFGNLTKLESLFLFRNQLSGFLPDELSKIISLVNLDLSDNHISGPIPESFSELKNLRLLSVMYNEMSGSVPKGIGELPSLETLLIWSNQFSGSLPNNLGSNKKLKWVDVSTNNFVGVIPPDICQGGLLFKLILFSNKFSGGLSPSLTNCSSLVRLRLEDNVFSGDISLNFNDLAHVSYIDLSRNNFSGGVPLDINKASNLQYLNISHNPQLGGVFPVETWISPLLQNFSASGCGIRGNLPKFQVCKSISTIELNNNKLSGKIPESIANCQALVRMDLSYNNLSGHIPEELAHLPSINILDLSHNDFNGTIPDKFKDSSSLLLLNVSYNDISGSIPEKEVFRSMGRSAFTGNSKLCGAPLRPCSGSLAMIGGKGMGKFILILILCAGLAIITVISLLWIFFVRRGSKGKWKMVSFTGLPPFTANDILRSFDSTESKEAILPLSASIFKAVLPTGITVSIKKIDWEAKRMKTISEFITQLGSLRHKNLVRLLGFCYNKQMVYLLYDYLPNGNLAEKISTKREWPTKLKLIIGIARGVHFLHHDCSPAIPHGDLKPNNIIFDENMEPRLAEFGLRFLQQLNEDTLPLSSTTKGGDNFNNATEEELWMDVHSFGEIILEIISNGRLTTAGSSTQNKARDLLLREICKENGTSSPNSSQEEIEQVLDLALLCTRSRPSNRPSMEDILKLLSDIKPEVKIIRL